Within Odontesthes bonariensis isolate fOdoBon6 chromosome 16, fOdoBon6.hap1, whole genome shotgun sequence, the genomic segment TAAGATTAGAATGTTGAAGTCTGATGCCATGAAGGCATGAGACCTCTAAGCAGATATAAACTTCCTAAAAGAAGCTCTTGCATCACAGATATGAATCATCTGAAATACTAATGGAAATGTGGTTCAGTCCACCCCCGCCTAAGAATAAAAAGAACACCCAGTTCTGCAAATGTATTGGAACAGTCTGTTTTTTATAAAATTGTAGTTGGATGATGTGGAGGTTGTCAGTTCTTCAGAATACACTTCTGTTGATTCATGCAGAAACTCATTTTCAAGGCAATCAACTGAAACTAAACCGTTGAAACTTGTGGCAAATCGTTATGGAACATTTACTTGATAGAAACCATAAATATTGCAGACAACCTCTGATATAATCTTGATGGATAGAATTGAACAAGTTGGGGGGGGGGATAACATTCTCACAGTTTAATGTGCCTCGATCCACTTAAAAATGTTCTGCATGCACAGTTGTTTGCATTTTTGAGACATTTTAGACAGTCGTATGAGCATGGATTATAGATCCATGACTGTCAGTAGAAGGTATAGCTCACAGTGCTCATAAATAGAAACTCATAGACCGTTATGTCACCACACCGGCTGTGCCTTCAGATAGTTGTTTGGTAGTTACGATGGTTGGTTTCTTCTGTCTCATTGCTCCTGATTAGTGGCTGTCTTTCTGGAAGAGAAAGTGCATTTCTCCAACTCCTCCGGTGCGGCCAAGATGAGCCTCTGTATCGCCGCTTTGCAGTTAGGAAAGCGGCAGCTGCGGTTATTGCCAAAATTCCCCCACAAAGCCCTGCGAGAAGCAGCCAGGGCCACACGTCCTGCAGCTCGTCCAGGTAGGGACGCATGGATTCTGCAAGCCTCTGGTCTGTAAAGAGGATACACGTGCTCACAGTCAATATCTGTTCAGGGTACACATTTTTTCTCATATTCAGTGACCGAATACATAAAGTGGGAAAAGACACTAAGAGAGACGTGTTTGATTTCCTCAGTCGCATGATGGGAACTTACTGGCATCTAGCAAGTAAGAATACTCATATCCAAGGTCTTTGCTTGAAATGAAATACTCTCTGTTCCTGTGGAGAGGTAGGAATGGCACCATGTAGTATTCACTGTTGTGCCCTATAGGAGCATTAGACTCTGGATACTGGGATGGAGACGGACGATGCCTCCTGAGCCACTCTTCGTAAATGCTTTCatgaagaaaagaaggaaaacattACTGTTAAGCGCAAGTGTTATCAATTTGTAAAACGTTTGACGGTCGTGTCTCACCTGTCGACAAAAGCATGGTGAAGCATAAATATGGGATCATTTGCTGAGCCCTGCACAGAGGACATGGAGCCATTCATGAACACATGTAGAGCAGCGTGCATACCCAAACGAGAGCTGCCACCCAACCCAGTCCGAGGGTCCCCGAATCCTGCGAGATTAAAAGTCAGATATCCTCTTGACCTGCGTCTCATAATCAAAACATCCAGGTGATGTGCAAATTTAACCCGTTAAGCATACAAGCATAATATCCTGAAACAAAAATGCATGGGAGACCACGTGTGTCTACACCAAGCTCTAATACAGTAGACTGTCTTTTTGAGGAAGTACTTGCATAATCACAAATACTTGTGATTATGGACAGATTTGAGAGATTTCCTAGAAAAACTATCTCAAGCCTGAAAAGCTACATAAATATTTCAGTAGAAGATAACTAAACTTCTTTGGTTTGAACTTTTTTAGGTTCCTGAATACTTTTCACCTACTTCTCATCAAAGGGACTTCCTCTGTTCCATCTGAGTGGCAGGTTAGTTTGAACCGTTTGTGGGGTCAGGAACATGAGAATAGTCACATGTCTGCCTTTGAACCCACCGTCATGTGGGCACGTTGGGATGTTCAGGGTCACAGGGGGCTCGGTTATCCACCCAGCCATCACGTGAGACACCAGGGTCTCATGAACGAAAGCAGAAGCAGTGGTGAAACCACCTGAGTGATGCTATCAAGGCTGCATTGTGTGCGGCTGAAAAGGGATGCCAAAGGCCAGCATCTCTGTGAAATGAAAAGTCATTTCGGTTTATCAAAGATGGCCTGCCTCACTCTTCTGTCCAACCTCTCTGTCCAGAACCAGCACTTTGCTGTCTGATGCAGGTCTTGAGGTGGTGGCTCCTCATGTTGTGCATCTGTATTAAGTCTCCCCAACATAAAGGTTTGTGTATATCTGACTGCACTGGACTGCAAATGCATcagcttgtgtttgggtgcttcaTGTATATACCCACTCTCATGGAGCTACAAGAAGTTGAATTCTGCATACTAGACTATCAGATATTTTAGTAGAACTAAGGTCCAGTATGACTGTGAATCTACATGCGATGTGTTCATTTTCAAGCAAATATCAACAGAAAATAGATGTTTGGTAATGGAATGTGTCATTCAGCCTTGGTGTAATCGATGGATTTGTGCAGAATCTGTTATCCTGAGCCCAAACATGCACCTACTCTGAAATAAATGAGTGCCTACCTAAACAGCAACTGCATATTTGCGGGGAAGATGTCAACGTTGTACAAAGTACATTGACATTTAAAGGCCGCAAATCTGAGTGCAAAAATATCTTAAACAACATACAAAACAGCCTGCACAGGATGACATAATACAAGCCCAAGTCTGACAAAATATCACAGAGAATACCACAGAGATCATGTGAGGAGCAGTGCAGAGTAAATCAAGCAATATGTCAGTGCATATGTGTTCAGGCTTATCCGACCTTCCAGGGTGTTCCTGAAGCTCATGTTGGCACTACGGTCCATTGCTCCGCTGTCATAGTTGGGGAGACTGAGTGTGAACTCCACCTCCGCAGAGGTTGGTAATCCGTCGACCAGATTACGATCGTGGTTTCCAGGGTTACGGCGCATAGGGCCTTCATCCCTGGCATCACATAATACACCTCTGTTGTTGTACTCCTCAGCTTGGGAGCACAGGACCTACAGACGAAGAGCACAGATCGAGAAAGTGCCACCATAAATCCTGGTAATGAAGTGCATACCTGCCAACAGTGAGCGGATGAACTGGTTTAAGGTACATTTCAAATGCGGTGCCGGTTCACTTATTGTGTGAACATAGGCCAAGTGCTCTCTGTAAAAGCATGTATACCTCTCTATTTTACTTTTAGCAGAAAAATCtagaaaaataatgaaatgtATGATTCAAGTACTCAGTTTATGTGACTTTAAAGACATACTCATCTTTccggctttttaaaaaaatgtttaaagggGTATTTTGGTGGAATTTCATTTGATCCTTTTTTATATTGATTCTACACGTTCATGTTGAAAAGTAATGCAATGAATTGAATGGCATTGAATGTCTCTCCTGGAAGACAGGGAGATGATAGAACACAGACAATAACCCACTGTGTGATATTTGAGTCTTGAGACCTATTCAGAAGGATATTTTACTCCTGGAAAACGTCGAATTCACCACAATtggcaaagatttttttttgtttattaatcTATTTTTTCTCAACATTCCAAACTGCAAGACAGGGATATTATATCCAAAGCTGACAAATTAACTATAAACCAAATGGACAAGCTTGTCAGTTTTACACTAACTTGACAACAGTACATCAGGGGAACAAaccttaaaaaatgtttattgaactatgaaagtcacatttttaaaagaaaaataccaaTGAAATCTCGCAATTTTCACTTGAATAATTGTTTTATCACCCCTAAAAATCTATTTGTTTGTTCATGAAGGGTAACATAGGCTATAGCTGAACATATTGACTTGACTCTTTAACTTGGCCTTTAACCCACTAATTCATCtagttctgtgtttttgtgctcTTCCATGTCAACTAAAAATGTGCAAGGCAGTAGCAGTGTTGCACCTGAAAGATAATTTTACACATTATTGAATATTAGGCAACTATTTtaacaaagcaaaagaaaagaaagaaaataagttgggtttttttgtatttaccCTCCAAGAGGAGAAGACCGAGCCCGGGCTTATGAGACTAGGATCCTGGGCGCTCCGGCCCCCCATCAGCTCATCCGAACACACGTCGCAGTCCTGGGCATCCCTCCAGTCCCAGTACGGGATGGAGAAACTCGTGTCTCCTGTCAGCTTCCTGATCTCGTGTTCCCAGTGCAGCAAGTATACGCGGTGCCACGGGAGAAACGCAGGGGCCCAGTGGGCAAAGTCCACGTCGGTCCATACATTCCCCGGCCCACCGAGCAGCGCGTTCCGTGACACATAATAATGCATCCACACAAACACGTCatacacagacacatctgcAAACATCGGGTTGGAGCCGTTCTCCATCTCCCTGTAGGTCCCAGTCACCACAACATAGTCCCTGCTAATCGTCTGCTTGGCCAAGTTCAGGTAAGACACGAGTCTGTTCCTCTCGGCCCTGGTCAAGTGAAATATGTTCCTCCTGAGAGACTCTCTTCTCTCGTTACAGTTTTCTCCAAAGTAGCCAAACGTACAGTCCGCGCAGTTGAAACCCATGAAGTTCCCCGCACACTGGCAAGTCCGGTTGTAGAAAACCAGGGGCCACTTTTCTCGATCGTCCAAATCAGAGAAAGGGTACTGCGGCCCGTCTGGCTGGCCCGAGACCTCCACGTCCTCACAGGAGCCCCTGCCCGACCTGGCCCCGCACGCCGAGCTGTCTCCCTCCCACAGCGGGCAACACTCCTTGGTCCGCAGGGCCTCTTGGGTTGCGCACTGACGGGGAAACTGTTGATGGGCAGGCACCAAACACAACAGGAAACTAATGACTCCCAAAGGCCACATCACAGCTGTGGGGTGTTAGTTTGCGGAGCAGTTGCCGAAGAATGAACCGAAGTACAACTAAGTGGGAAAGTGTTAATAATGATCTCTTGGCTTAACCCCCCCCCTTTGTTGAGGCAGTCACATGCTACAAAACCCTCAAGCTTAGACCTCATGAGGGGTACTATACGCCTGAAAGCACACATCCTAAAACTCAAGCCAAACTAGACTGTATGGTTGTAGCATGTTTATGGTGTTTACTGGCACTCTAATGAAAGTTTAGGTCCCCATCATTAGGACCATATTTAGAAAACCACTAAAGCATGTGGGACTATATTGCCACATGATAAAAGTGTTACAAAACTAAATATTTAAtctaaatggggaaaaaagtagtTTTAAGATTTGTTGTAGTAGTTATTATACTGATTTTCTCCACGTTTTGCTTGAATAGTAGGCCACACATAGGCTAGCTCATGATCTCTTtctacagaaacacacacacacacacacacacacacacaaataaacagtTTTCCTTGGCATTATGGGATGAATAGCACCATGTCAGTGGAGGGACCACAGAGAAAGATAGACAGAAGGATAACAAAATGCTTTCCGTTTTGTCTTTACAACCACAGGTGATTGGCTGTCCTCAACCCTCTAATTATTTACACACTCCACCAG encodes:
- the LOC142402107 gene encoding tyrosinase-like, whose amino-acid sequence is MWPLGVISFLLCLVPAHQQFPRQCATQEALRTKECCPLWEGDSSACGARSGRGSCEDVEVSGQPDGPQYPFSDLDDREKWPLVFYNRTCQCAGNFMGFNCADCTFGYFGENCNERRESLRRNIFHLTRAERNRLVSYLNLAKQTISRDYVVVTGTYREMENGSNPMFADVSVYDVFVWMHYYVSRNALLGGPGNVWTDVDFAHWAPAFLPWHRVYLLHWEHEIRKLTGDTSFSIPYWDWRDAQDCDVCSDELMGGRSAQDPSLISPGSVFSSWRVLCSQAEEYNNRGVLCDARDEGPMRRNPGNHDRNLVDGLPTSAEVEFTLSLPNYDSGAMDRSANMSFRNTLEGFGDPRTGLGGSSRLGMHAALHVFMNGSMSSVQGSANDPIFMLHHAFVDSIYEEWLRRHRPSPSQYPESNAPIGHNSEYYMVPFLPLHRNREYFISSKDLGYEYSYLLDANQRLAESMRPYLDELQDVWPWLLLAGLCGGILAITAAAAFLTAKRRYRGSSWPHRRSWRNALSLPERQPLIRSNETEETNHRNYQTTI